A portion of the Pseudomonas protegens CHA0 genome contains these proteins:
- a CDS encoding TIGR02647 family protein yields MSYTPELVAELEILALFNLDNSQEGLKIHQTAAPSAIAAAQRLFDKELITQPDGGYLTSLGRDAAEHAQGLLTILNVKEVA; encoded by the coding sequence ATGTCGTATACCCCTGAGTTGGTTGCCGAACTGGAAATCCTTGCACTCTTCAACCTGGACAACTCCCAGGAAGGCCTGAAAATCCATCAGACCGCCGCCCCTTCTGCCATCGCCGCCGCCCAACGCCTGTTTGACAAGGAACTGATCACCCAACCCGATGGAGGCTATCTGACCAGCCTCGGGCGGGACGCCGCTGAACATGCCCAGGGCCTGCTGACCATCCTGAACGTCAAAGAAGTCGCCTGA
- a CDS encoding class I adenylate cyclase has protein sequence MPHTHEIRPDLDEGIDRKVLSQLRARFLKLNEGRMARAMEGLSTRQQLVLNLLPLFFHVNHPLLPGYVSGATPAGLSCYEPDPQALAEAQRLTRSFSYKPRHGNPPRPIHGLFLMGSLGTLAQADQSDMDVWVCHAPDLGENELAELQKKCQLLETWAAGQGAEAHFFLIDPNRFVRGERDTQLSSDDCGTTQHYLLLDEFYRTAIWLAGRTPLWWLVPVYEERRYEQYIDTLLSKRFVPAEENLDLGHMARIPPGEFIGAGLWQLFKGIESPYKSVLKLLLIEVYASEHPKVQCLSLRFKQAVFANRLDLDELDPYIVVYRRIEEYLKARGEPERLELVRRSLYLKVNRKLTVGNTTRSPNWQRALLERLASEWGWDQRQLALLDSRSQWKVRQVSSERRALVNELNYSYRFLTQFARTEQAASLINKRDLNVLGRRLYAAFERKAGKIEFINPGIAPDLAEDTLTLVQSPNKKEPGQNHWGLYNGSLTALEWEHFAPIKRSRELLELLTWCHRNGVIDSSTRLALHPGSSDLSEFELFNLLGSLQQTVPLPLTTVSEEQLLHAAVPCEVLILVNVGVDPLKHHRDLNILMTTERTDSLSYAGVRENLVLTLDQVTLNSWNEVMVGRYDAEHALLDCLRDYLNNLPGGTQPRLRVRCFCHNRAQFIARRVEELFETAHNLLLSQLNYRYLIQVQQHYHVLELVPGQVRHRAMATPAALLEYLGQEQSRYSPLHLDPMALEDHDLALILPMGQPDCIQVFYRIIDEYAELYVLDEYNALWQQTLPYHDEHSLLVPLQRFLQSILYRREALLPMDSNQPEKPLDTLYLQILPSGTGRARRVEPRPAPPTPVDKAFYDVQAIIGKAAPDQVQVSLYCNQREFSDLEYGDQLFAAVAQEIVGQRHETERYRCYITDLDLSGLLGDVQSPSILYLRYKASLERALNDALEQV, from the coding sequence ATGCCCCATACCCATGAAATCCGTCCCGATCTGGATGAAGGAATCGATCGCAAGGTTCTCAGCCAACTGCGTGCGCGTTTCCTGAAGCTCAATGAAGGGCGCATGGCCCGGGCAATGGAAGGGCTGTCGACACGCCAGCAGTTGGTCCTCAACCTGTTGCCGCTGTTCTTTCACGTCAATCACCCGTTGTTGCCCGGTTATGTATCCGGAGCCACCCCGGCGGGGCTTTCCTGCTACGAACCCGACCCCCAGGCCCTGGCCGAAGCCCAGCGCCTGACCCGATCGTTTTCCTACAAGCCGCGCCACGGCAACCCGCCACGGCCGATTCATGGCCTGTTTCTCATGGGCAGCCTGGGGACCCTGGCCCAGGCAGACCAGAGCGACATGGACGTGTGGGTGTGCCATGCGCCGGATCTGGGAGAAAACGAGTTGGCCGAGTTGCAGAAGAAGTGCCAATTGCTGGAGACCTGGGCGGCCGGCCAGGGTGCTGAAGCTCATTTTTTCCTGATCGACCCCAATCGCTTTGTCCGCGGGGAGCGGGACACTCAGCTGAGTTCGGACGACTGCGGCACCACCCAGCACTACCTGCTGCTGGACGAGTTCTACCGCACCGCGATCTGGCTGGCCGGGCGCACGCCGTTGTGGTGGCTGGTACCGGTGTACGAAGAACGCCGTTACGAACAGTACATCGACACCCTGCTGTCCAAGCGCTTTGTCCCCGCCGAGGAAAACCTCGACCTGGGCCACATGGCACGCATTCCGCCCGGCGAGTTCATCGGCGCCGGGCTGTGGCAACTGTTCAAGGGCATCGAGTCGCCCTACAAGTCCGTACTCAAGCTGCTGCTGATCGAGGTCTATGCCAGCGAGCATCCCAAGGTCCAGTGCCTGAGCCTGCGCTTCAAGCAGGCGGTGTTTGCCAACCGCCTGGACCTGGATGAGCTGGACCCCTACATCGTGGTCTACCGGCGCATCGAGGAATACCTCAAGGCTCGCGGCGAGCCGGAGCGCCTGGAGCTGGTACGGCGCAGCCTGTACCTCAAGGTCAACCGCAAGCTTACCGTCGGCAACACCACCCGCAGCCCGAACTGGCAGCGCGCTCTACTGGAGCGCCTGGCCAGTGAATGGGGCTGGGACCAACGCCAACTGGCCTTGCTGGACAGCCGCAGCCAGTGGAAGGTGCGCCAGGTCAGCAGCGAGCGCAGGGCCCTGGTCAACGAGCTCAACTACAGCTATCGCTTCCTGACCCAGTTCGCCCGCACCGAGCAGGCCGCCAGCCTGATCAACAAGCGTGACCTGAATGTCCTGGGCCGGCGCCTGTACGCGGCCTTCGAGCGCAAGGCCGGGAAGATCGAGTTCATCAACCCCGGCATTGCCCCGGACCTGGCTGAAGACACCCTGACCCTGGTGCAGTCGCCGAACAAGAAGGAACCCGGACAGAACCATTGGGGACTGTACAACGGCAGCCTGACCGCCCTGGAGTGGGAGCATTTCGCCCCGATCAAGCGCAGTCGCGAGCTGCTGGAGCTGCTTACCTGGTGCCATCGCAACGGCGTGATCGACAGCAGTACCCGCCTGGCCCTGCACCCGGGCAGCAGCGACCTGAGCGAATTCGAACTGTTCAACCTGCTGGGCAGCCTGCAGCAGACCGTGCCACTGCCTTTGACGACGGTCAGCGAGGAACAATTGCTGCACGCCGCCGTGCCCTGCGAAGTGCTGATCCTGGTGAACGTCGGGGTCGACCCCCTCAAGCACCACCGCGACCTGAACATTCTGATGACCACCGAGCGCACCGACTCCCTGAGCTATGCCGGGGTACGCGAGAATCTGGTGCTGACCCTGGATCAGGTCACCCTCAATAGCTGGAACGAGGTAATGGTCGGCCGCTACGACGCCGAGCATGCGCTGCTCGACTGCCTGCGGGACTACCTGAACAATCTGCCGGGCGGCACGCAGCCGCGGCTGCGGGTACGCTGCTTCTGTCACAACCGCGCGCAATTCATTGCCCGCCGGGTGGAAGAACTGTTCGAAACCGCGCACAACCTTTTGCTCAGCCAGCTCAACTACCGCTACCTGATCCAGGTGCAGCAGCACTACCACGTGCTTGAACTGGTGCCCGGGCAGGTTCGGCACCGGGCCATGGCAACCCCTGCCGCATTGCTGGAGTACCTGGGGCAGGAGCAGAGCCGCTACAGCCCACTGCACCTTGACCCGATGGCCCTGGAAGACCACGACCTGGCGCTGATCCTGCCCATGGGCCAGCCGGACTGCATCCAGGTGTTCTATCGGATCATCGACGAGTACGCGGAGCTTTACGTGCTCGATGAGTACAACGCGCTGTGGCAGCAGACCCTGCCCTATCACGACGAACACAGCCTGCTGGTGCCCCTGCAGCGCTTCCTGCAGTCGATTCTCTACCGCCGCGAGGCGCTGCTGCCGATGGACAGCAACCAGCCCGAGAAACCTTTGGACACACTCTACTTGCAGATTCTGCCCTCAGGCACGGGCCGCGCACGTCGGGTAGAGCCGCGGCCAGCCCCACCGACGCCGGTGGACAAAGCCTTCTATGACGTACAGGCGATCATCGGCAAGGCCGCACCGGACCAGGTGCAGGTCTCGCTGTACTGCAATCAACGGGAGTTTTCCGATCTGGAATATGGCGATCAACTGTTCGCCGCGGTGGCCCAGGAAATCGTCGGGCAGCGCCATGAAACAGAGCGCTATCGCTGCTACATCACTGACCTGGATCTTTCAGGGCTGCTCGGTGACGTGCAAAGCCCGAGCATCCTGTATCTGCGCTACAAGGCCAGCCTGGAGCGCGCACTGAACGACGCGCTCGAGCAGGTCTAG
- the rnk gene encoding nucleoside diphosphate kinase regulator — MSTAPSIILTRLDVQRLERLIDSLDDSLPGVIALQTELDRAETLVGHDEVPAGVVTMNSRVHCREESSGKDYHLTLVYPQDANADEGKISILAPVGSALLGLQVGQYIDWPAPGGKTLKLTLLEVEYQPEAAGDYHL; from the coding sequence ATGAGTACTGCACCATCCATCATCCTTACCCGCCTTGACGTGCAACGTCTGGAGCGCCTGATCGACAGTCTGGACGACTCGCTGCCAGGTGTCATTGCACTGCAAACCGAGTTGGATCGTGCCGAAACGCTGGTGGGTCACGATGAAGTACCGGCCGGTGTCGTAACCATGAATTCGCGTGTGCATTGCCGTGAAGAAAGCAGCGGCAAGGACTACCACCTGACCCTGGTGTATCCACAGGACGCCAACGCCGACGAAGGCAAGATTTCCATCCTGGCACCGGTGGGCAGCGCTCTGCTGGGCCTGCAGGTAGGCCAGTACATCGACTGGCCGGCTCCGGGTGGCAAGACCTTGAAGCTGACCCTGCTGGAAGTTGAATACCAGCCGGAAGCCGCAGGCGACTACCACCTCTGA
- a CDS encoding DUF1289 domain-containing protein — translation MTQPAPARPPKPLYSNVSPAVSSPCISLCRLDEEKVCRGCFRHVEDIREWRSADDQRRRVICAQALQRKQSAAAGEI, via the coding sequence GTGACCCAGCCCGCCCCGGCCCGACCGCCCAAGCCGCTCTACAGCAACGTCAGCCCGGCGGTGAGTTCACCGTGCATCAGCCTTTGTCGCCTCGATGAGGAGAAGGTCTGTCGCGGCTGTTTTCGCCATGTGGAGGACATCCGTGAATGGCGTTCGGCCGATGATCAGCGCCGGCGAGTGATCTGCGCCCAGGCGCTGCAGCGCAAACAGAGTGCGGCGGCAGGCGAGATTTAG
- the cyaY gene encoding iron donor protein CyaY encodes MSLTEARFHDLVDATQQTLEDIFDESDLDIDLESSAGVLTVKFDNGSQVIFSRQEPLRQLWLAARSGGFHFDYDEESERWMCDKSEEQLGEMLERIVLEQADIKLEFEGL; translated from the coding sequence ATGAGTTTGACCGAAGCCCGTTTTCACGACCTGGTGGATGCCACCCAGCAGACGCTGGAGGATATTTTCGATGAGAGCGACCTGGACATCGACCTGGAAAGCTCGGCCGGGGTGCTCACCGTCAAGTTCGACAACGGCAGCCAGGTGATCTTCAGTCGCCAGGAGCCTTTGCGCCAACTCTGGCTGGCCGCGCGTTCGGGTGGTTTCCACTTCGACTACGACGAGGAAAGCGAGCGCTGGATGTGCGACAAGAGCGAAGAGCAGTTGGGGGAAATGCTGGAACGCATTGTCCTGGAGCAGGCCGACATCAAGCTTGAGTTCGAAGGGCTCTGA